TTTTCATAAGAAATTTAGTGGATTGGAATCCTTAGGAATTTTACCTCTTGATCGGGTTGTAAGATTGAACACCAGAAGCTTTTCGAAAGATTCCTATAGAAAATTGAGCATCCACACaattattttttaattatttttattttcccCTGATACTATCAACCAAATCAAAATCAAATCATGTTAGATTAAAATGAGCAATAACATTAGAATCCTATGTTTTGGATTCCTGCAAATAAAAAGGTTAAGGATTTGTGCTTTCAATTTGTGTATAAGAATAAGATGGTTTCTCACTCGTTCTAGTATGAGGAGAATATCGTAACACCCACAACACCGTAATATCTGAAAACGCAACTCAATATATTAGTACTAAAAACACAACATCAAAATATTTGGCCCGCACAACTTTTCCTCCAATTCATCATAATCCAACGACGATAATCCCATTGTCCATTCCACAAACAAACCACAAATAAGAACATCCACACTAGAAAATTAACCTTGGTATGCAGAACAGGCTGATGCACAGGTACAGGAGCATCTCCAACATGAATGTTGACCATGGTGGTTTGCCTAGATTCTTTTTGACTGCCCTTGATTTGTATTGACCAATCAGATAGAACCAACACAATCCACAAGACTCATGAACTaactgtggttggatggttaggaagaCTGCGATATCCCCGTCGGAGTTCAAGTTCTAGACTTGacattaagagcatctccaacagccgcgctaaagcgccgcgcgcaaaaaacctgttagcgcgcgcgctgcggctggttttgcgcgcccgcctgcgctggctccagcagcggcgctataatgcagcgcgcgcgcgccgctccagcagggcgcaaaaatacagcgcgcgcgccGCACAAACCACATGTACATTTCAAAGAAGATGAGCAAAAATgatcaaacaaacaaaataaaaatcaataacaaatagttcaaaataaatcattacaactcaaacaaatagtttattgttcagtacaacaacaaatagttcaaaataAATTATTacaacacaacaaatagttcatgaacaatACAATGTCGAGTGCAGATATCATCATGCTCTTTGCCGTCCATGCCATGCCCACCACTCTTCAATTAGATCATTCTGAAGTTCCTTGTGCGTTGCGGGacgccgaatggcatgataggaggcaacaaaacgggctaccctttcagccctccgccgcactcgcacgggatgtcccaagagctcatactgtgagtagtctaaatcttggccacgctcattctcgatgatcatgttgtgcatgatcacacaagcgtgcatgatgtaccaaagcattttttgatcccaaaatcttgccggtcctctcacaatagcaaattgggcttgcaaaatcccaaatgctctctccacatcttttctagccgccgcctgagcattgtggaaatcaagatttttcttaccttccggttttttcaacggcttcacgaaggtttgccactttggatagatgccatccgctagataatagccatagttgtacgtacggccatttgctacaaactgcacaggtggcaactcaccgtttgcaatcttattcatcagtggtgaccggttgacaacattgatatcattcaaagatccaggcattccaaagaatgcatgccaaatccaagtctcctgatcggccaccgcttcaaggattatagtggaaccctttttttggccgtggaattgcccatgccatgcctttggacaattcttccaactccaatgcatgcaatctattgagccaagcatgccaggaaagccgcgcgctttgttcatcgccaatagccttgcggcgtcttcagcagtgggagatctcaaatactcctcgccaaacacttgcacaattcccactgcaaagcgcttgacacacatgatggcttggctctcacccatagccaaatgatcatcaactagatcagccgggataccgtatgccaacatacgcaaagcggctgtcaccttcagaaaagtgctatgcccgagctctccggcggcattcctcctttgctggaaaaaccggtcatggctcgctagtttctctgcaatgcgcctgaacaagtcggtgctcatcctaaaccggcgacgaaaatacgactccgggtatgtgggattctccacgaaatagttcttcatcaatctgttatgggcatcaatcctatctctccaaattttctcccgacccataaccgaaccaccgtgcttcggttttttattgatatgcatagctacgatcattgcaagatcctcctcctcttccatatcaaattcttcttcggaagaatcatacgacgaactcatctacaatgttcaatactatactataaaaactacaattcaaaacatgcaccaaattcatgaagtttgagcaatacataccttgtaggcgttttgtcaaacaccttgcgggcgcggcgCGGCAGCGAGCGCTCGGGCGCTGTTCCTCGGACGACGGAGGCGCGCGGGCGCCGGCGGTACTAGGAGGGGATGGGCGGAAGCGCGGGcgcgcggggataggccggggaagcctgagacggtcgccggggtgcgcgggcggcggtggcggcgcggccggTCGGGGGTGGAAGCGCGAGAGGAAGAGcgggcgcgagcgctcgagtgtgccgcgcgccgTTGTGGGCGCCCGAAATACGGTGCGCGGGTAATTGTTTTTGACCGCGCGCCCAACCTGTTTTAgcgcgcgcgccgtttttgcgcgcccgctggagcgacctgacgcgttgcgcgcgcgctaaaacgacctattttgcggcgcggcgctagtttagcgcggctgttggagatgctctaatgattGGATTTTTCTGCATTTATTTCAAGCTTTTCGGCGATGTATGTTCAGTGGGAGGTGGTGTTCCCATCAACTATGAAGACGTCTGTGATGATTCGTTAATCTCAAAATAATGTGTCGATTTAATCTTTCGAAAATGCTCATAGGGTAGGCCGTGGGTACATATGACTTTCAGAGAGGCGAGTGTATGAGCGCCACGAGACTCAAATTTCGTTGCAATTGTTTCCGAACAACTCTTGTACTGCCACAGCTGGATTTCGCGGTCAGCCGAGCCGCGTTTTCCATTCGAAAAAGTCGAGTCGTTGGCTCATCTTTGTGAGCTGTGGGTCCCTGGAGCAGTAGCAGGAGGAGGCGCCAACCGGACGCCAAAACCCCGCCCCCGCCCCAATCACACCCCCCTTTCCCCTCGCCGCCCCCACTTTTTTTCTCCCACTCCGCCCCCGATTCTCCCCAATCCCCTCTCGCCGCCGCCAGGAGGCAGCACCGGAATCGCGGCGACCGAAGATCCCCTCCGACCCGCGCCAAGGAATCCCGCCGATCCGCTCGCGCCTCCCGGATGGCCCTGCACCAGCACCACGCGGGGTCGGCGTCCGGGTCGGCGTCGGCGTCCAGCTCCAGCTCGGGGCTGCACCTGCCGGCCTCGCCCTTCGGGGACACCACCCACACCAAGCTCTTCGTCGGGGGCCTCGCCTGGGAGACCACCAGCGAGAGGCTCCGCCGCTTCTACGAGCGCTTCGGGGACATCCTCGAGGCCGTCGTCATCACCGACCGCCACTCCGGCCGCTCCAAAGGATACGGCTTCGTCAGTGCCCGCTCCTCCTCCTAATTCTGCTTCCACCTGTTAGTCTTTCTGGAAACGCTGTAGCAGTGCTGGATTGTTTACGACTTTCATGCTCGTCTCCGCAGGTGACGTTCCGCGATGCTGAGGCGGCCACCAAGGCCTGCGAGGAACCGTCGCCGGTCATCGATGGCAGGCGGGCCAACTGTAACCTGGCGTCGCTAGGGCGTGCCCAGCCTTCCACACCCCTCGGTATTATTCTCTTCTAATACTACCTATTTGGAATAGCTTGTACGCACGTTTTGAGGCCATTTCATCAAAGTAGTTACTATTGTTTGCAATTTAATGCAGCATAGTTGTTGCTTATTGATGTTGTCTTGTGCAATCTAAATCAATCAGTTCTACCACGAGTCTCCCTAACAAAAGTTGTAACATGACTAGTACATGAGTCCATGGTGCTTAGTGACTTACTCTGGAATTCAGTTAACCCTCATCATGTTGCAAAGTAAATCAAGAATTCAACTATGGGTAGGAAAGGGCTAGGGTTTGCTTATCAAAAGGTTGTTTATGTGGTAATAATAGTGTCCTTTCTATATGCATGTGTTCTAAAACATGCATTCTATATAGGGCGGCCAAGATCAGCTGGCTCCTACTTTGGTGTTCCCGTTCCAAGGGGCATTTATGTAGGGGGTTATGGTCAGCAACGACCACTTCCGATTGGATACTACCAGTACCAGGGATTCCCGGT
Above is a window of Triticum aestivum cultivar Chinese Spring chromosome 6B, IWGSC CS RefSeq v2.1, whole genome shotgun sequence DNA encoding:
- the LOC123137987 gene encoding RNA-binding protein 24 isoform X2: MALHQHHAGSASGSASASSSSSGLHLPASPFGDTTHTKLFVGGLAWETTSERLRRFYERFGDILEAVVITDRHSGRSKGYGFVTFRDAEAATKACEEPSPVIDGRRANCNLASLGRAQPSTPLGRPRSAGSYFGVPVPRGIYVGGYGQQRPLPIGYYQYQGFPVPQYSYSTYGTEYIYPQVKGTLNPYVGQQYVPVYGVSAAANTANQPFSQLSPSISGGGNGYPMMHGYSMPGNQFVHLTGSNLINSSPTNRPTIQAPFLVAPVPSHPHLVVPAHSPQFTQASGSD
- the LOC123137987 gene encoding RNA-binding protein 24 isoform X1, which translates into the protein MALHQHHAGSASGSASASSSSSGLHLPASPFGDTTHTKLFVGGLAWETTSERLRRFYERFGDILEAVVITDRHSGRSKGYGFVTFRDAEAATKACEEPSPVIDGRRANCNLASLGRAQPSTPLGRPRSAGSYFGVPVPRGIYVGGYGQQRPLPIGYYQYQGFPVPQYSYSTYGTEYIYPQVKGTLNPYVGQQYVPVYGVSAAANTANQPFSQLSPSISGGGNGYPMMHGYSMPGNQFVHLTGSNLINSSPTNRPTIQAPFLVAAPVPSHPHLVVPAHSPQFTQASGSD
- the LOC123137987 gene encoding RNA-binding protein 24 isoform X3 produces the protein MALHQHHAGSASGSASASSSSSGLHLPASPFGDTTHTKLFVGGLAWETTSERLRRFYERFGDILEAVVITDRHSGRSKGYGFVTFRDAEAATKACEEPSPVIDGRRANCNLASLGRAQPSTPLGRPRSAGSYFGVPVPRGIYVGGYGQQRPLPIGYYQYQGFPVPQYSYSTYGTEYIYPQGTLNPYVGQQYVPVYGVSAAANTANQPFSQLSPSISGGGNGYPMMHGYSMPGNQFVHLTGSNLINSSPTNRPTIQAPFLVAAPVPSHPHLVVPAHSPQFTQASGSD